The following are encoded together in the Nitrospirota bacterium genome:
- a CDS encoding argininosuccinate synthase, with protein sequence MKINKVVLAYSGGLDTSVAIKWLKDTYGCEVIAFCADLGQGEDLESIKGKALKTGASKVYVMDLKEEFVKDYIFPMLRANAIYEGTYLLGTSIARPLIAKKQIEIAEMEGADAVAHGATGKGNDQVRFELTYYALKPDVKVIAPWRQWSFNSRQSLIDYATAQGIAVTATKEKPYSIDRNIFHISYEGGVLEDPWAEPPADMYTLIVAPEKAPDVATYIEIGYEDGNPVSINGRRLSPAGLLSKLNTIGGENGIGRMDTVENRFVGIKSRGIYETPGGTILHIAHRALESITLDREVMHLRDSLITKYSELVYYGYWFSPERQMLQGLIDDSQKGVTGTVRVKLYKGNCFVVGRKAPESLYHQGLATFDAGEAFDHKDAEGFIKLNALRLKLKKIQNAK encoded by the coding sequence TGATACCTCTGTTGCCATAAAATGGCTGAAAGATACTTATGGCTGTGAGGTTATTGCCTTTTGTGCTGATCTCGGTCAGGGGGAAGACCTTGAATCCATAAAAGGAAAAGCATTAAAAACAGGTGCTTCTAAGGTATATGTAATGGATTTAAAAGAAGAGTTTGTGAAAGATTACATATTTCCTATGTTAAGGGCTAATGCGATTTATGAAGGCACTTACCTGTTGGGCACTTCAATAGCAAGGCCGCTCATTGCAAAAAAACAGATAGAGATAGCAGAGATGGAGGGGGCTGATGCTGTTGCCCATGGCGCAACAGGTAAGGGAAATGACCAGGTAAGATTTGAGCTTACCTATTATGCACTCAAGCCAGATGTAAAAGTTATTGCACCCTGGAGACAGTGGTCATTTAATTCGAGGCAGTCGCTTATTGATTACGCAACAGCCCAGGGTATTGCTGTGACTGCTACAAAAGAAAAGCCATACAGCATTGACAGAAATATCTTTCATATTAGCTATGAAGGCGGAGTTCTGGAAGACCCATGGGCCGAACCACCTGCTGATATGTATACTTTAATAGTTGCGCCTGAGAAGGCACCTGATGTGGCTACATATATTGAGATAGGCTACGAGGATGGCAATCCCGTTTCTATTAATGGCAGGAGGCTTTCTCCGGCAGGGCTTTTATCAAAACTTAATACCATTGGAGGCGAAAACGGCATTGGCAGAATGGATACTGTTGAGAATAGATTTGTCGGGATAAAGTCCAGGGGTATTTATGAAACCCCGGGTGGGACTATCCTTCATATTGCCCACAGGGCACTTGAATCTATAACACTTGACAGGGAAGTTATGCACCTGAGGGATTCCCTGATAACGAAATATTCTGAACTGGTGTATTATGGGTACTGGTTTTCACCTGAGAGGCAGATGCTTCAGGGCCTTATAGATGACTCACAGAAGGGGGTTACAGGAACGGTAAGGGTTAAGCTATATAAGGGCAACTGTTTTGTAGTTGGCAGAAAAGCCCCTGAGTCCCTTTACCACCAGGGCCTGGCCACCTTTGATGCCGGAGAGGCCTTTGACCATAAGGATGCAGAGGGTTTTATAAAACTCAATGCCCTCAGGCTGAAACTAAAGAAAATTCAAAATGCAAAATGA